In the genome of Lagopus muta isolate bLagMut1 chromosome 29, bLagMut1 primary, whole genome shotgun sequence, the window ccttcagaggtcccctccaactctaaggactctatgattctatgattcaacaAGGTGTGcggtgacaggacaaggggcaatgagTACAAACTGCAGCATGGGAAATTCCATATAGAGACAAGGAAGAACTTTACCACAAGAGTGCCGGAGACCTGGGACACCCTGTCCAGAGATGTCGTGGCGTCTCCTCCCCTGGAGACAGCCAAGAGCCGTCTAGATGCCAACTGCAACCTGCCACAGGGAACCTGCTCTAGCAGTGGGTGGGAATCACAGGCATCCGTTCAGGCTGGAAGGAGCAGcgcttgagagcagctctgcagaggatcTGGGGGTCCTGAcggatgaaaagctgaacatgagccagcagtgtgtggtaacagttcagaaagcaaatgggatcctgggctccatcagcagaggggtagcagcagggacagggaggtgatcatccctctctgctctgctctctgaggccccatctgcagcactgcatccagggctggagcccccaggacaagaaagagctgttggagagggtccagaggagccacaaagatgatcagggggctgcagcacctcccctacaaaaacaagctgagggagctgggctcgttcagcatggagaagagaagctgcagggtgacctcattgcagcctgcagtgcctgcagggagcctgcaaccaggaggggaggcagctcttggaaaggggagatgagagcaggCCAGGGAATGGCTGGAagtggagggagggcagctggaggctgggggtcagggaagttgtgtgctgggagagcggtgaggggctgaacggctgcccagagaggctgcgatgccccgtccatccctggaggggttggaggccaggctggatggggccctgggcagcctgggctgctgtgaaacgtggggaggttggtggtcctgcgTGTGGCGGGGagttggagcttcgtgatcccTCCTGAAAACCTCCGCGCGAGCTGCGCGTCACCCGGAAAGCAAAGATAGGAGCGCTCTGCGAGGCATGCCGGGAGCCGTAGTCCAGCGCCGTGGGGCGCGCAGGAGCGGAAGTGTGGCGCCGCGCGGCATGCCGGGAGCCGTAGTCCGTccccgcgccgctcccgccATCCCCTGCCGCTGGAGGGCTGCGCGGCccggcgcggagcggagcggggctgAGGCGCACAGCGGAGATGAACGCCGTTCTCGCCGTGAAGCAGTACGTGTCGAAAATGATCGAGGACAGCGGGCCGGGCATGAAGGTGCTCCTGATGGACCGGGAGACGGtgagcggcggggccgggccgggcggggcgcggggccggtGTTCGGCGCGCGGTGACGCGGCGCTCCCCGCAGCCCGGCGCGGTCAGCATGGTGTACACGCAGTCCGAGATCCTGCAGAAGGAGGTTTACCTCTTCGAGCGCATCGACTCCCCCGGCAGGGAGCCCATGAAGCACCTGAAGGCCGTCTGCTTCCTGCGGCCCACCAAGGTGAGAGCCCTCCCCGCGGGGAGGCGGTGGGGCTGAGCGCCTCTGATCGCCGCTCTGTCGCTGTGTGTTCCTTCAGGAGAACGTGCACTGCCTCATTCAGGAGCTGCGGAGGCCGAAGTACAGCATCTATTATATCTGTAAGTACGTGCTGTTCGGAGCTCCCGACGTTCAGTGAGGCGCCGATGGGAGGCGCTGACCTCCCCCGCGGGCAGAGTGCCACTGAGATTCTGAAAATGCCTGAATGGCAGGTTTTACATTGTTTAGATCGCTAGATCTAAGTTTACCCTTTAATGTGTTTATCAGTGGCACAGACAGTGGGAccaagtgcaccctcagcagtgGCTGATGGCACTGAgtggatcacagaatcacagaatcataggggatggaagggacctgcagagatcacggagtccaaccccctgccaaagcagttcctgCAGCAGGTCGCACAAGTTGGTGtgcaggcaggtctggaacatctgcagagaaggagactccagcAGCCCCTGGGCAGCTGCGCCAGCACTCTGCCACCTCACCAAAGCAGTTCTTGTGCACGtttgtacagaacttcctgtgctgcagtttctggctgttcccccttgtcctgtctctacacactgctgaaaagagtccggcctcgccgctctgcccccacaccttagatatttacagacctggatcaggtcccctctcagtcatcttttctcaaggctacacagacccagttcactcagcctttctccataggggagatgctccaggcccttcaccattttgTGGTCTTCtcctggactctttccaagagatccctgtcttttttcatacagagcccagaactggacgcaggGCTCCAGATGAGGCtttaccagggcagagtaaagaggaggatcacctccctcaacctgctggccgcgctctttttaatgcatgcCAGGATGCCATTAacctttttggccacaagggcacactgctggctcatggccgacctgtcgtccaccaggacacccaggtccctctccgcagagtGGAGCGGTGCAGTtggcacagcagaaggaagggatggtGTCCAAAGGGAGCTGAGGGATGGCTCCAAAGGTTGAGGAATGGGCCCACATATAAACTCGGTGAGGTTCAACAGGGCTGAAGGCAGTgttgggtcggggcaatcccagatacgagtacagactgggagaagaactccttaAGAGCTGTCCTACAGAGAAAGATTTGAGAgtcctgatggatgagaagctggagaTGAGTCAGCCATGAACGCTCACAGCCTACcaggccaactgcatcctgggctgcaccagcaaaagggtggcagtggggcagggagggattttccccctctgctctgccctcgtgtggccccatctggagtagtgCGTCCAGGGCTgggccccagcacaagaaaaacagctgttggagaggggtcaaggaggccatgaagattgtcaaagggctggagcacctttcctgcaaaggagctgggggtgtcatcctggaggagagaaggctccagggagacctgagagcagccttccagtacttaaatgGTGGTTATaagaaaaatcaactttttcCTCAGATAGTGATTGGATAAAGGGGAGCACTTTAAAAtgagaggggagatttaggctgacATTGGGGAATGTTTTCAGTGAGGGTGTGATGAGGCCGTGACGCTGCTGCCCAATGTGCAGCCCAAtgtgtgggtgccccatccctggaggtgcctaaagctgtgctgcatggggccctgggcagcctgacgtggggagggggagcatccagcccatggcagagggatTTGAGCTCTGTGATctctgagatcccttccaactgaagccattctatgaaattgttttagaaaaagttacgtgcatataaaataaaatagttaaaCTGGAACAACTGATAAGAATCTTCATAAAGCAATGCCATAACCCATATTACTCTCCTATGGCTATTCCTGAAAACTTCAGGGATTTTGAAGCTTCGCGGTGCTTTGTAAACATGAAAGAAGCTGGCTTTAGAGTGCCTTTATTACAGTGGAAACAGAGATGAGACACTGGCCTAAATGTTGAAGGTAAATCATTCAGAGTCAATGTTAACTTGTTGGGCCAAACCCAGAACGCAGCATTTTGTAACCCTGGTGGATGAGGCAGGAGTTCCTCACGCGTTCTGTTCGTGCTGTAGAATATTCGGTAggtttggaaatggaaatgtaacTACAGCAGCCTTTCTGTTGAGGGGCAGCCGTCGTGCACGCCAGGTTCTGGGCAGTGATCCGCAGTGGCCTCCAGGTGTCCCTGTCGGCCcgcagtgctggaggagcagctccgGGTTGCAGTGACGGCTTTTGGTGACCTGGTGACACGGCGATGCTGAGAAGCTCCAGCTTGCAGTAAACTGGCCACAGTGTTAAACTAGTTAATAGTGCTTATCTTTTAGCTTTATAAATCTACTGATTACAGCCATGTATGGCGTTACCTAATTGAGCAGATGCTGAGCAGGGAGAGGTAAGAGAGACTACCTGCACAGTAATTATGGGTGCGAAGGCAAATTGTGTTGCAGTCCACTCCTGGTCCAGGGGAGAATCgggccatgctgtgctgtggtgtTCTTGTGTTCTGTGTCACTCACGGAGCCCAACTGctctttctctgttgttttctttcagatttcagtaATGTGATCAGTAAGAGTGATATCAAGGCATTAGCTGAGGCTGATGAACAGGAAGTTGTGGCAGAAATTCAGGTGAATTTTGAATCTTTTAAGTAGATTTCTTAATCCGAGGGCATTAGGAGGTGGATACACACGCTAGCAAACATGCATGTCTCAAAAGGAGGACTCTGGAGGTCTTGAACAGTGAGCaacaacactgcagaaaacCCGTGTGTTCCATTTCTCTCTGCCCTCCAgttgctggagctgctggcatcATTTCACAAGGCTGCTGCGTGTTTGTTGGCATCAACAAAGAGCTATCTACGTGAAAAGTACAACAGGAAGTGGCAGTGGAGTTGTCAGCAGAAGTGTAAAGATGATGAGTATGTAGGCatggaggaaggagaagtgATCAGAGTCAGTGAGTGCAGCGCTTAGGGTTTTAACGTTGCCAATACACATTGCTCTTGTGGGCTGAACAGGGCTTGGCAGGGCATTAACTGTATTTGCTTTCACTTGTTGGCAGGAGTTCTATGGAGATTACATTGCAGTGAATCCACACGTTTTTTCTCTCAACCTCTTGGGCTGCTGCCAGGTATGCAAAAAGCTAACTGtcctgcagggctctggggCCTTGTTTTGTGGTGACAAAGGGCCCAGTAGCCACAGCCAAGTGGGTGCAGTGGCAGTGGTTGCCCAGCAGGCAGAATGCCGTGTCCAGCCCCAAAGGGTGGCTGGTTGTTAGCAGGAATTACAGTCTGGACTGTGGCCTTTGGTGTACCTGCTCCTGTAGTCAACATGCAGTCTGCTTGGAGGGAAATGCAGCTTCATGGGACAAAGGGTTGGGGATGGCACGTCCATCTCTCAAGCAACCTTTCCTTCTAGGGTCGCAACTGGGATCCAGCCCAGCTGTCCAGGACAACTCAAGGGCtgactgctctgcttctgtccCTGAAGAAATGCCCCATGATTCGATACCAACTCTCTTCTGAGCCAGCAAAGAGGCTTGCTGAATGTGTGAAGGTGCGGTGAGCAGTGTTAAGTGAGTTTGGCAACTTTGCTTAATTTTTGTTGaacattttttccataatgTTCTTTAGCCAGTTCTTGTCAGTCCTTCCATTTCTATGTTATGTGGCTTTCGGCAGGTCGCATCCCCTTGTTTCTGCCTCCCCCAACCTCTGCAAGAAGCGAAGGCCCTTATTTCTCACAAGTCCCATTAACTGCAGTGCGTTACTGATGCCTTTTGAAAGCAGGAGCTGTTTTCTCAATAGCAGTGTAGACTGAGATAGCAGTGCAACttgtttttctccagcttttcactttttattcatCTGTTACAAAAGTGAGGGGGAACTTTTTCCAGGTATACTTATAAccaagtggttttttttgtgtgtttctcaACAGCAAGTAATCACTAAAGAGTATGAGCTGTTTGACTTCCGTCGCACTGAGGTTCCTCCTTTGCTCCTTATTCTGGACCGCTCAGACGATGCCATCACCCCCCTGCTGAACCAGGTGAATCACCTCAGCTGTCCAAGGGGGAGCAGTGAGTGCTGGCAGTGCACAGAGCCTCgtggcagcagctcacagcctgaTGGTGTGGTTTGTATTCAGGGGTGAAAAGTATTGCCCCCGTTCTTTTGCAGTCTTTCTTTTATCTCGTGGCTCAATTTTCAGACTGTTGAGCGTGGGTTGTACGTGTTGGCTTCACAGGCAGAGGTGGCCAAAGATCAGATCAAGTACACTTTCACAAGACACACTTTGCATTTGGAGTCCTGGTGTCTCAGCAGTGTTGTGTTAAATGGTGTGTCTGTGCAGGCTGCTTGGTAGTACGTGGCCATGTTTACAGAGTGACCTTGTCCTGGCGtgtttcttgttctttgttGTTGATGGGTGGcagcatttttctgtgatttgtttctttgctgcatTGTCGCTGTGCTGCAGACCTGGCATTgctctgtttctctcctttctgtggGATATGCTCAGATCTCAAGTCACTCTGGGTTaccccagctgcaggcagcgctgTGTGGGAGCTGGTGGCGATCCTTGTGCACTGGAGCAATCTGATAGTCAGCAGCCCAGCTCACGTGTGGCTTGTAGAGTtaaggacagcactcagcacaggGTACCAAAAGTGTTGTCTGCTGTGTGGAGGTTTTCTGTCCAGAAGAGAGAGTCAAATGAATGTAAATGCAGCGTCAGGCATGCCAGCACTCTGATCAGCCTTCAGTTTTCTCTCTAAATTAAAATGAGTCTTCCCAGAATAAATATAGGAACTCACTGATGTACAGGAACTCTCCAGTTGCTGTGTAAGAAGCACAGGAGTGTGTAGGAAATTATAGTTTGTAACTGTGGAACCTCTGCagccaaaaataaatgttcattcACAGGAGAAGGGGGAGCTAATGGTGGCAAATAGAGCTGCTGGAACAGGAATACGAATCCCAGTTGTTGTGCTTTTAGAGTCTTTTCCTTTGAATGTACCTGCGGTAAGCAGCCTCGGGTGGGGGTGGTTTTCCTACATGTTGGCATCAGCACCTCTGACACTGAGATGCCTTTGTGATAGgaacagcatttatttctgactgtAATGTTCTGACAGAAGCTTGAGGAGGAGACCCTCTGAGTCCGCCCTGTTACTGGAGGAATGGGAAATGACCTTGAGCAGCCTGGAATCTTTTCCAGTGCAGTGTGGTACCGTGCTGAAGCCAACACTCGCCTTTCTCTCTCCCCATGTGCCAGTGGACGTACCAGGCTATGGTTCATGAATTGCTGGGCATCAACAACAACCGCGTTGACCTCTCGCGTGTGCCGGGCATCAGTAAGGATCTCCGGGAGGTGGTCCTGTCTGCTGAGAACGACGAGTTCTACGCCAACGTAGGTGGCTGTGTCTTATGGTGGGGATCTCCCTGAGTAGCTGAATGCTGGAGTCAGGTTCCATTCTTGGAACCTTTCAGTCCTTCAGTGACTTTGAATGTTAAGGTGTGGAAAGTTTATGAAGGGTGAAGTCACTGTCATGCAGGCAGTGTCTGATGTGTAATAACACGGTTTTTTGATAGTTGTAAATAAAATCTGGACCAGTCACAAAGCTGTTTGGTCAAGTTTGAGTGTCAAATAGATGAGGTGATCTGCAGTGGTACTGAAGTGTTTTGGGTTCAGAGTGTCTCTGTGTCTTAGCTGTATTAGAACTCGTGTTCAGATGGTTTTCTCTCAGCTGCCCTCCTTGTTCCATGCAGAACATGTACCTGAACTTTGCAGAGATTGGCAGTAACATCAAGAATCTTATGGAGGATTTCCAGAAGAGGAAACCTaaggagcagcagaagctggaaTCCATAGCAGATATGAAGGTACCGACAGGACTTGGCAGGTAGTGCAGGTCACTGCTGACTGCACGCTGTCTGCATTCAGTTCAGACCTCTGCAGTGAGTGATCTGTGGGGCAGGAATCACTGTCCTGTGTTCAGCATGGTATTTTTTACTGGGATCCAGACCCTGGGGTTGGCCTTTCTGCAccgctgcagcacagcctgcttgcTCTGACTGCTCCCTGAGCTGCTTTTAGAGCCTGCTGGAAGCCAGAATCCCCCCAGCTGAGTTGATAAGCTCTAGTTCAGGTACTTGGTGTAACCCAGTGTGGCTGTGTAGACTTCCTGTCTGAGCTGGGCCACTTGgcagctgcccacagcaggTTCTGTTAATTCAGTCGCTGCTGATGATTTAAAGAATCCTGGCAGTGTCTCTGGAGTTACTTGACGTGTTCTTTTATTTTGGGTgtaaacaaaaagcacaaccaAAAATCTCCTTGTATCTGGAGAAATCTTCCAGTCTTTTTCTGGATTTGAGGTGCCTGACCATGCAGTGGTTTGCTTATTAGTGGATCTGTACAACCCGGTGACAAATTGTATAAACCTCTCttgtctgctgcttttattctgaAGAAGCTGTCGCTCTGGTTTCCCCCTCGCAGGCATTTGTGGAGAACTACCCTCAGTTCAAGAAGATGTCAGGCACGGTGTCAAAGCACGTGACGGTGGTAGGAGAGCTCTCGCGGCTGGTTGGTGAGCGCAGCCTGCTGGAGGTGTCTGAGGTGGAGCAGGAGCTGGCCTGTCACAGCGACCATTCCAGCGCCCTCCAGGTACTTTGGGCTCGGAACCTGGCTGCGGTCCTTTGAATTCAGATGTTTTGCTCCTGGCAGCCTCTTGCTGATGGGAGTTTGATACTGAGAATCAGTGGGAGTTTTGCGTGCAGATGTCCTGCAGGGTAGGGACGTAAGATGTTAGGATTACTCTTCTCCTACCTGTTCAGTTCCGATGGGGATGAATCAGAGTTAATAACTGGCTTGAGAAGCATCTTTGCAGAGTCTGTCTACgtttcacagcacagcattCCTTCATTGTATGTGGCTGGTTGGGACCTGGCAAGCTGCCTGGATAGGCACCAGTAAAACAAAACTTGGACCCCTATGCAGGAGCTTCTTGTATTTgttgggaaggagaagaaatggaatCCATAACTAAACCAGACCATTCCTTGGGATGATGACTTCtacttcttttctaaaaaacaGTGTAAAACAGTGAAAAGCCTTTTAGATAAAAGATTTCTTTGGCAGAGAGGACTGAAAAAGCCTACAAGAGACTTCTGTTGTAGCTGAGTTTAGACTGAAGTTTTGACCCTGTGCTGCCTTGTTGGATTCCATGACCTGACCTAATATCTGACAGTATGTCAATAATGATGAATTGTGGCTGCTGACTATTCAGAGAAAATAGCAGTATTGTTAAGAGTGACTGTATTACAGCAGAGTTCAACCACTGACTCAGTATTAGAAAGcgaatcatttatttttttatagctGGGATAGAAGTTACAGCATATAATGGAGTCATTCACACTttgattagaaaataaaaagaattttgaaCAGATTTGACAGACATGTTTTCTTTACCTCTGTTACTCTGTTCTCCAGGTGGGTggctgtataaccaagatgttataattgcaatataatcaaaagagtaaggcaaagctgtataaccaagatgttataattgcaatataatcaaaagagtgaggcaaagcaaacaaggatcacaaaagagaataagtagaagagcttacccttgggttgagctcactagaagatatcaaagaggaggatctccagaagagatccttcccctctggtagccagctcttaaataggtccaggaggggtagagcctggctccaccccttccggcagcacaggtgaattgccttcacctgtgctcctctggctgactcatggctcacctcaggtgatcaatcagaggttcaggccgtgactcagcagttcccatacagtggCTAAGTGGTAACATCAGCTCTTCGAGCACTGCTGTCTATTGCCAGATCCTGAGCTGATGTAGATCAGCATAGATGTGCTGAAATCATCACAGCTCTATGGATCTACCAGCATACAGATGGGACTTGATAGCTTATATTTGGTAGAATTTTAATGACCAAGTATTGAAGTGGGATTGCAAccataaaatgcatttgctgaGCACAACCCCTCATGCTCTCTTGCTATGTCATGGTTTCTAGGTTTCTTGTGCAGGTTAAAAGACAAATGTTTGACTTCTAGTCTATCAGCACATCATGTCTGTCTGTGATCTTTGTTTCTGATGTTacaagctgtgctctgctgaaggcagcacagaGTTTGAGTGCTGAAAGTTGGGTGCTTGGCATTGGGGTccattttgaagaaatgttgatttttcttGTAGTCAGTTACCTCCGATTCACTGGAGGAGGGGCTGACATGAACTGGAGGTGGAGCAGTTGCATGTTACAGCTTTAGGGTTAGAGGAATACGTGGCAGTGCTGGAAGCTGCATT includes:
- the VPS45 gene encoding vacuolar protein sorting-associated protein 45 yields the protein MNAVLAVKQYVSKMIEDSGPGMKVLLMDRETPGAVSMVYTQSEILQKEVYLFERIDSPGREPMKHLKAVCFLRPTKENVHCLIQELRRPKYSIYYIYFSNVISKSDIKALAEADEQEVVAEIQEFYGDYIAVNPHVFSLNLLGCCQGRNWDPAQLSRTTQGLTALLLSLKKCPMIRYQLSSEPAKRLAECVKQVITKEYELFDFRRTEVPPLLLILDRSDDAITPLLNQWTYQAMVHELLGINNNRVDLSRVPGISKDLREVVLSAENDEFYANNMYLNFAEIGSNIKNLMEDFQKRKPKEQQKLESIADMKAFVENYPQFKKMSGTVSKHVTVVGELSRLVGERSLLEVSEVEQELACHSDHSSALQNVRRLLQNPKVTELDAARLVMLYALHYERHSSNSLPGLMADLKNRGVSERYRKLVSAVVEYGGKRVRGSDLFSPKDAVAITKQFLKGLKGVENVYTQHQPLLQETLDQLIKGKLKDSQYPYLGPNTLRDRPQDIIVFIIGGATYEEALTVYNLNRTNPGVRVVLGGTTIHNTRSFLEEVTASGFRGRSTEGSHAAPRPSSRR